The DNA segment CTTTGCACTCAGCAAATACTTTAACATaacccttgaaaattcaaatagtatcATCCACATAGAAATGACGAAGAACCATGCTTCTAATATGATACGTACAACATCATGGCAAAAGATTTCaatcatcgtattaaattaacttctaACATCCTCATCTCATGAGTTACTTGACTTAGACCGTGACTATGATGAAAAACTGAGTTCACcccagaaaatgtttaaaaataataatcagcaGTCATTATTAGTTCATAGTACACAAGGTGTTATATTGATTATCatgttattcttttttaaaaaatcatagatattttaaaaagtagaatattGGTTATGTCAACAACTCATCATCTTTTTTATCGAGAAATGTTTGTATATTCATGATTCCCatttactcttacactcgctttgctacctatatatattgtttttatagcttgtaggatccattcttttcattaccctacgaataagtatttttgaatatattttacttgcggTGCTGAGTAAGCTAATACCTTTGTAATTATTaaactcgcttttatctccctttctcttgcaTATTGGtacataattgattttttccatacgtctgggacgtctcccatctcgaaacataaacttagcaattcgcacagtctatgtggtatgcacgcgccaccgggtttaagcatttcagcgttgataccgtctaccccggcagccttaccgtttttcaagttctgaattatatccctaacctcaatgacacagactttctcaaatgagttttccatcgcatcgtgttcaacattgcagttgtggtgtcctatagcttcatctccgaattgcctcctaaaatagtctctgaaagcctctagtattccgtctgcattatataccatttcccccctactatttcccatattgacaatttctgtacttctgtttcctttcatttttttataaagtagttgtctgcttccttcaaagtcgttttgtatttttatctcttcttctgctctaattgtatctttactttctttaactaatcgtttaagtagcatttccttgaatttaatgaaatccatgaattcgtTCAAATTCGTAAACtcaatgaattccttaaattctattaattagtTGAAGACTATGAATCCTATAAGTTCcacgaatttcgtaaattccatgaattccatggattccacgaattccttgaattgcttgaattgctcgaattcttttaattgcatgaaatccttgaattccatgaattgaatgaatttcttgaatttcatgaatcttTTGATTCCAggaataccttgaattcttagaattctttaaattccttgaagtctAAGAAtccttagaattctttaaattccctaaagtttaagaattcttagaattctttaaattccttgaagtctaagaattcttagaattctttaaattccctaaagtctaagaattcttagaattctttaaattccttgaattctttgaattccacgaattcctggaatttaatcataaaattaaatttgaatcctttctgtagaaaaaaattgaaatttcaatcaaaattttgagttcaatgaaaaagaataagtttctacgaaagtagataaattttcaacaaaaaagattaatcttcaaacaaaaaaataaacggatAACAAATTGGATCCTCTTTCAATcaaccaatttaatttaaaaaaaaaaaaaacaattttatggaaTTATGAAGTAAtttacatttcaactaaaaaatatttaatatgatagttacatttcaactaaataataaaatgtttaaccaattGACATAAATtcagaaccaaaaatataatggctgaattttctgccataaagaaataactttaaaccaagaatgGCTGAATTTTTTAGgtgaagatgactttttaacaaaattgaatattttttaacaacataattatattttcaatcaaaccgtagaagttttatcaaaaaagagaaatgttCAATCAAGAACATGTTACTAGCTAGCtttcctttttggttaatataTAGTAAACAAAGTATTTTGATGACTTaatttataatatcaaaaaaaaaatattttgttaaaacatacaAAATATCACTGAAGTAAAATTACAATCGTGGAAGGACATAATTACGATTGCAAAACAATCAATTTCAAAACGATacaaacttatataaaaaatcttgattatttttcaaaaaactggtATCAGTATGGATTTCTGCACTTGAATCAAAACCACACATcataaaccaaaataattaacatgaaatgtaagaaaatgtagcaattttcatttattttaattgaataagtgTGAAGttgtaaaaaagcaaaaaaactaAAGGGACTTCGAGcaaattattggaatttaagtcactttaaaagaattttttaaatcaccaaaaattcaattaatttaattatttatttattttttcatacatggtaattaaattataattgtgtAATGTTAGATATTGACGGTAATCAGCCTTATCTAACataggaaattaattaattaattaccctaATTGAGAAAAGACCATCaattattaaataacatttaGATTCGgcgaatttattgaaataaaattaatcactAAAATTTAAGAGGTGACAAAAATGCAGTCTCGCGCTAATCTCTGAATATAGGAGAAACGAGAAACTATCTGCTGATCCCCCGTGGCTTAATATTGGTTAACTCTCTGCTCTTGAATAGTGGCGTTATTGGGTCAAATCCGGACTGAGgtagattttttctcgtttctctgCACCAGGGTTGCTGATGCATCATCCCTTGAGATCGTAAAGCGTATCGACACATTTTCTAAGTAATAAATCGTCCTGTAAACATTTCGACAATAAAAACGCAAGAGGAAAGTCCATATCCTATTGAGACAAGAAACAGCAGTTGCCAACGTGAATTCACACTGGTACTTTCATTTTCCTCTTGCAGATTCTGATTTTCTGTGATTGTCTTGAAATTTGGGGGACTGAACCATTTAGAGTCAAAACCAGCGACAAATAGGTGCAATATTAACTCATTGAACCTCTCCACATACGGAGAACCAGGTTCTAATTTTAAAGCACTAGGTGATTTATATAAATCCAATGATCTCATCAATGTTTGTTCATGATTTCCTTTCATTCTCTGATTGTTCAGGTCACATGctgctttgaaaaaaatacatgacaCATTTCTGTGAACAGCTAACATCTTTAAACATCCTGGTTTTGCTAAAGTAATCGACCTGTTAACTAACTTAGTAATTTGTTTGTCtcttatattcaataataaagtaTTCAAACTTTTCACAGGTGAGACTAGAGTTAAATTTGAATTGATCAGATCTTGCAGTGTTGCTCTTTCTACCTCCCGTTGGGGCACCAGACTAGCGGCTGTGAATTCTTGGTAAATCCATGACGTATAGACTGTGCAAGCCAAGAAGGTACAAACCAAAACAATTCTTTCTTTCAGCTTCTCAGGTGGTTCAGGAACGGGAGATCCAAGAATTAATTGAACTATATGCATTAGGCGCCAATGTCTGACACTGAACTGTAGCAATAGAGAAATGAGCCAAATTAAGATCAACAGACAAACAATGAAGGTACCTGCTTTGATGAAATTCATTCCAGGTCTCATGAAGCGAGGGCTGATCAGTAAAATAGGTACCTGGACACAGTACTCGGTACGATGGGTCATTTCAGTCCTTTCAAGAATATTCAGTTCTCGAGAATCAAGCATAATGGATTGAATTGCTATGAATTGGATTTCGTTGTGCGTTAGTTGACGAAAAATACCAGTAGTTTTTTCTTTGTCGTTGTTGTAGGCTCCAAGTTCTTCctgattttttgatattttaatttggaaattcattGCCTGTGATAAAGCTGAAGTGAGTTCCGTAGCTGCTCCTTTTATTTTGACAGTACCGTCCTTGAGGTTTTTTATCACGTACGCAATAGATGGAATAGCGTGGAATCCTACCTTAATTTCGTAGCCGTTCAAGTCCACAagcttttttggaaatatttcagttttcgaTAAAACTCTCTTCTTATAGTAGCTTTTGGTGAATGGATTCCAGAAATGCAAGGTTGTATTTACCACAACTTTTTGAGGGGCAAGCTGGTTGCGAACACACTTGATGATGGTTTCCAGGACGCTGACATCCAAAAAATTTGCGGACCACATCTCCTTCAGCAGGCTCTCGTAATCGAATTCTTCGACGGTCAAGTGGAGGATGAGACACTTTGGTCGTGTTCTGGCTCCTGTGATCCAAGTGATAAAACTCATCATCTCCTTTAGATTTGACCTGAAAAGTGATGCCTCTTCACCATTTTGAGATTCTTTGGTCagcagaaataatgttgttcgcCTGGGATTTTTAAATACTGCAAGTTCTTTCAGATTCTGAGTTTTTTCGTCAGTTGAGTTTTGAACATGTCTGACACACAATGGAGTTGTTTTTCCAAGTTTTCTAATTATTTTGCCAATTTCATTCAGACGTTTTTGCTGAGTTAATACAATCACCTGGTacggttgaatttttttgaaaataagtttcgataaataaatgataaaattcttttcttcagtATTTCTGAGAGAAACAGATATTCCTAGCAGAATAGAGACTAAGATAAAAGTCTTCATTGTGATCTAACAATTAAAACAGTCAAATACATTGATCAAAAGTAGAAACCTTTAAGCAAGAATTCACATCCATATACAGTTTTTGACAGCGATGAACAGTGTTggacatttattaaatttattgattaaacaaaatttatctaCAAGTGTTACTAATAATCTGCTGGTCTGCACTGGTACAGAGTTTTTCATAGACTGTGGATTTTTGATTTGTTGTTTTCGTAACACCAAGGAAACATGGATTTCTTAAGTTCTTTTTACCATAAACAATCAGAAGAGTGAAAGTTGACTTATTTTCGACATTTAGGAAAATGCACAGTCTAGATCAGATCAAGATATCGATTACAAGAAGTACATAAATACATCAACGCATGAAAACATAATCAGAAGGTAAAGTCCTGAAATTCTAGTCTTGATACATACAAATATTTGTAGGTGCCTTTAGTTTCctttgattttaatgaaaaaagagttTNNNNNNNNNNNNNNNNNNNNNNNNNNNNNNNNNNNNNNNNNNNNNNNNNNNNNNNNNNNNNNNNNNNNNNNNNNNNNNNNNNNNNNNNNNNNNNNNNNNNAAATACATAGTTTCACAGAAGATGAGTGCACAGTCATTATTCCGGTATCCGTAGCATACTATGATGATATTTTCGTCCACTGTGATAATATTGAGGTGCAAGGTGGATATCACTACAAAACTAAGAAAATGCTTATGAGCTTCATTTGTAAATTGCGGTAAGGCCCTAGTGATGAAATCTTGAACGTGTTGTTTCAATGCCCTACAAGGCAGGCCACCAGCCTTGCAGTTTTTTATCGTCAGGCAATCTTTGATGTCAAGATTTGTTACAGAATGTATGAGATTTCGATCCTTCACCAAATATGAGTATATAGATGGGCAtattactgaaatttaatattatgtaatacgGAACCGCAAGAAAGAAAACGTTATTGTCTGTGACCACTTCACGTAACCGCATATTCAGGAGGGTTCCTGGTTTATAGCGTTTCGTCAGTCACATTGCGTTCATGAAAGTAAACGTTTCCTCAATCCCTCAATTTTAGTTGCTCAAAGTGGCTATTCAGTGGGTATTTAAGGatcgaactttttgaatttagatAATAATGATTTCGGATTCCTTTTAAAGGAATTCAgcagatacaaattttttaagattacacTCATGGAATTCCAAACATCAAACTAACACGCAAACGTACATATTCACGTACACACATcaaatactatgaaaaaaaataCTGATCAACAAAAATACACTGATTCAGTGTTGTGTTGTGTTGCACCACAAAGGAGACAACGGAAAACAAGAATTGAGCTATGTTCAGATTACAGTTTCACACTCGaagtattcttattttaaaaacaaatagctTGAGTTGAGAGCATAACAAATGAGCTGCAACAAAGAATATCATACTGGGTATCTGTATATGTAGCACAAAAGTATTCATCTCTGCAAACTCACTTTTAGCCCTATTTCAATTATGGCTTTTTTTCTATTATGATAATCGTTGTATACTTAAAAGTAGGCACACTGAAATATACttaattcaaatgtctaactctgcttcatttctcattattctaattttttattgttcaattcaGAATTGAGAAGcatatagttaaaaaatgaaccagAAAAAAGGATTCGAATTGAATAAGTGCttctgcttttacatatacaacgataattataattaacaataaacatattatcgagcttttacaaaaactttaattactttaaataagaggtttatttaaacaaacaatcaNNNNNNNNNNNNNNNNNNNNNNNNNNNNNNNNNNNNNNNNNNNNNNNNNNNNNNNNNNNNNNNNNNNNNNNNNNNNNNNNNNNNNNNNNNNNNNNNNNNNGAATTTCAGCATTCATAAAATTTACGGCATTCACGGGATTTTTtgcatttatggaatttatggaattcaagaaattgattgaattcacggaattcaaggaaaacgtggaattcacggaaatcaaggaaattatgaaattcagaaaattcagagaatttactgaattcagtgaatttactatattcaaaaaattcacgtaatttaagaaattcatgaaattcaagtaattcatgtaACTCACGGAAGTctcggaatttacgaaattagtggaatttatggaatttacggaattcgcgaaaatcgtgaaattttgagaattcatggaattcaaagcattaagaaaattcaattcttcatgGTAGTTaagtaatttatggaatttatggaattcattgaattcaaggaattgatgaTAATCAAGAATTTCACGTATTTCATGAAGTTCAAGGATTTAGTGTATTTCAAGGAATCCATTGAATTAACCGAATTCAAAGATTTAAcggatttcacgaaattcattcaattttaggAATTCGCAGAGTGCATGGAATTCGCCGAATGCATTGAATTCGCCAAATGcattgaattcgcggaatttattcaatttccggaatttattgaatttatagaattcatagaAACTCACAGAATTCGTCGAAATCAGCGAATTTAGGGAATTCGTGGAATTAGAAGAATTGACGGTTTGCGTAGAATTTGCGGAataaatgaaattcaaggaattcgtgaaagttagcttatttatgaaatttattgaatttaagtaatttgtaaaGATCGAGGAATTCACGAAGTTCATGAAGTTCAAGGATTTCGTGAATTATAagaaatccatggaattcacgaaattcaaagaataaacggatttcacaaaattcatgaaattcgtgagATTCACGGAAATCATGAACCTgtcggaatttatggaatttgcggaattgaaaaattcacggatttcatgtaTTTCaaggaatccatggaattcacagaatcNNNNNNNNNNNNNNNNNNNNNNNNNNNNNNNNNNNNNNNNNNNNNNNNNNNNNNNNNNNNNNNNNNNNNNNNNNNNNNNNNNNNNNNNNNNNNNNNNNNNgcttctatttttacaaaaacttaatAATCAATATCCAAATATGATCTGGAATATGCATTTTCGTTAGTGGCGTAACTAATGCACCTCTACTCTGCTATTTGTGTAATGGATAAAAGAACTTAAGAAAACAATGTTTCCTTGGTGTTATGCAAACAACAAATCAAAAACCCTCAGTCTATAAAAAACTTACTACTCGTGTAGGCCAGCAGATGATCatgtattatttgttgaaaattgatctgtttttctGAAAACTGTGGAAAAGCAGAATTAAATCGTTCATTTACCGAAacttatttcgaagaaaattcaatCGTACCAGGTGATGGCATTAACCCTGCAAAACCGTTCAAATGAAATTGACAGCATAATTGCACAGcttagaaaaataaaatccaTTGTGTGTCAggcattttcaaaacttaaataaagaaaaaaaattagaatctgaGAGAACatcaatattgaaaaatcctATGAGAACAACAGTATTTCTGCTGATCAAAGAATCTCAAACTGCTGAAGCGGCATTCCTTTTCAGACTAAATCTATCCGAGATGATGAGTTTTTTCTTTTGGATCACAGGAGCCAGAATACGTCAAAGTGTCTCATCATTCACATGACCGACACAAAAATTCGATTACAATAGCCTGCTCAAAGAGATGTGGTCCAAAACATTTTTGGACGTTAGCATTCTGGAAATCATCATTCAGTATGTGCGTAAGCAGCTAGCACCTAAAAATGCTATACCAAATACAACATTGCATTACTAGAATCCAATCACTAAAAGCtaaaatataaacaaagtttcatcgaaaactgaactatttccaAAAAAGCTTGTGGACTTGAAGGGCTACCAAATGAAGGTACCCGAGTTGAAATATAGGCCGTACTTTGACGACAGTTAAAttggtttgaaataataaatactaaAGTGATTACATCTAAATGGGTTCAACAGGAAAGAAGTTTGCCTTAATCTGTTgtctgcaagcaaaaggaaaaatgcaaaccagttCGTGGGTGCTTTCAATTTCTACCAcgtaaatttttcttgccttaataagggtgctgtacgagtaccgaaacgtgagtaatgcaaatttatttatttatgttttttatttttattttattgtaattttatgataatcaaaataaaaaagacgaaagaaagaaaaagagaagaaaggggatgtggttggctgccttctcatttttctatcctcttttttatttttgtccgaaaattttattttatttttttatttttttcaggttacaatacaatttgaacaattataaattcaaagcgattagtCCGGGAGTGGGCAATGCTGCTGaatgcaataatatgtccaaggatgAAAAGGgtgttattcttatgtatttcGCGCCGCTCGATTCGAATATACCCGGTTTTTTCCGTAAAAGTggtatgttttgtttaaatcgtaattgtttaaacaaattatgaaaaattaacttcatcgatctggacaattttttctatgaaatatggcccattttaagacgaaaagGTTTCAAGCAACTTTTCCgtaaaatgcataatttaaatgatataaattttttaaggcccgaaatttgacgtttttcacTAATTTTGAACGTTATCAACATTTGACCTActccatatttttgaaaattgaaaaaacgtactcattctttaaaagttactttataaCCTGATGTAATTCAACATTAGCACTGACCTGGCGAATTCAGggggtacaaaatttggcgacgtctttacaataaaaaaaataataaaaagtgatgTCATTGGAAATTTATCCAGTCAAAACGGGTTTTAGTTGAAACTACTGATGTGGAAGCCCCAATATAGATTCAAATGAAAAGTGAgaatgctttaatttaaaaaatgacattatttcataatattttgataaattttattaacactCTGAATTACCGGTTTCcttctttaacaaataattatccattgtatatgtgtttttaaaatgaacgtttatgttaaatttttgaattcaattccTTAACTGTTCAAATATACTCTGAATGTAAGGTAAAGcaccattaaaataaaattatttgtcagTATCACTACatgtttttattagttttattactgttattataAATCCTATATATGAGTTCTATAACAATGTTGTTTAATAACTCGAACGGATAGTCATTATGTACAAAAGTTgttttgaattgatttaaattttctcttctgaATTATATATTACTTAACTTAACACACGTATCTAATAAACCTTTTATTAAACTAATTTCGTGACAACATAAATTGTgtaaattatagtttaagtatttTCCAGGCCAAACAGGTTTTTTGTaccaatttgttaataaatcagcACTTAGAGTTTGtatattttgcaattcaagataGGAGCAATAACTAACATGTTatctaaattacatttttataaaatacgcgTGATATCTGATAATTGTAGAgcacttttttcaatatcttgtCAAAAAAAATCGGAAACAACTGGCGATAAAGGTGAAACGATAGGGCCACCggaaatttgtttatagaatttattgTTGAAGGAGAAAACAGTACCATGAAAGATCATTCTGGTAGctattacaatttcattttttgctaattttgttAAGTTATGATTTANNNNNNNNNNNNNNNNNNNNNNNNNNNNNNNNNNNNNNNNNNNNNNNNNNNNNNNNNNNNNNNNNNNNNNNNNNNNNNNNNNNNNNNNNNNNNNNNNNNNTTTACGATGAATAATCACACAGAACTGAACCACGGCGACGTGTTGAACGCACGTTGACGCACTCTCGCAGGGAATCCCAACGTTGCGTAGAcgcaacaataacaaaaaaacgtCAGGCCTACAAAAACTATAAACACTTTCTCAAATATCGTGTTATATCTGATTTACTTCAGGTCAGCTCAATCTAAATTGACAATATGGAAAATTCCATTATACTCTGCCTCGGAAAATAGGATCGATGAAAACATAGTAGAGGAAATCCCAAATTCGGCttagtttataaatttgcaaaaaataaaaattttaattatatcaaagtATTTCATGAAAAACATAAGCCCAGTTATGTTGGGAATAAGTTGCAGCCAAGAATAGTTCATTTCAATAgatgacatattttgaaaaaaaatcatttttaaaatgtttcatttacgCAACGTTGGGCACTAATGGGTTAACGCAATTGACAttagattcatgcgcataatatgcgggaaacccctgatggcaaagtaagtaacgagacaattctaaaagaatgtggtgcagaagagacgctactagacacatgggaaagaaatcggttaagatggtttggacatgttgagagaatgccaaatgaacgactaacgaaacaagtgtatcaaggtaaagtaaatggcaacgtgcccagagctagaccgcggaaagaatggttagaatgtgtgaatgagaccctagttagaagagacataagaagtcacagaaacacgagagcctgcatgaaaaaatgaatggacataaaagaagctagataagtatgtcaggacaggaaagaagctagataagtatgtcaggacaggaaagtatggcggcaaatagttaataaaaagagtatcagtagagtgaatgacgcccgaaacaaaagaccttggctactaatgggcctaagtggagaaccttacataacgacttcgtaaggttcttcgcttggggtgattgctagagagattgatcagcaacctgggtcggagcagtgttgcggaacgaacgtgttaNNNNNNNNNNNNNNNNNNNNNNNNNNNNNNNNNNNNNNNNNNNNNNNNNNNNNNNNNNNNNNNNNNNNNNNNNNNNNNNNNNNNNNNNNNNNNNNNNNNNAAAAACGAAAGACCTCTGTCAACTGCTGAGATCTTGGCTATATTGGAGGAGGATGAAGATTTATTGCAGGCTAATATCATTGATGCTGTTTACATTCCACCGTCTGTAGACGAACTTACAGACGAAGAGGAGATTGACCACGTCATATGTGAAAACGGGGAAGATTTACCAGACTGTGCGGGGACCTATGAAATACATGCAAGTTTACCTGATACTTCTGAAGAAACAGACAAGCCATCTTTACCATCAAGTTCCAAAAAAGCAAAGGTATGtaaaaaaacgataaaatataattcaaagaaAGATCTTCCAAAATGGACAAAAAAGAACCCAATATATGCAACAGAACCacaaaacgaagaaaaaaataatttggaacaaattgaaaatagaattggCGGTAAAACCCCTTTCGAAGTCTTTTCATTGTACTTTAGTGACGATGTGTGGGACAAGAtaatttcttatacaaaaaaatatgctcACGATAATAATCGGCATTCATTTGAGATTGACAAAAGTACCCTAAAGCGATTTTTTGGCATACTCATTTTTTCGCGGTACCATACGTTACCAGCTACAAAACTATATTGGTCGAAAGATGAGGACAAAGGTGTTACGTTAGTTAGAAACTATACGAGTAGAAACAGATTCGATTCGATAAAGCAGAACATACATTTATCAGATAACAACCATCTTgataaaaacgacaaattttcaaaactaagaCCCCTTTTTGATTTGATAAACGAAAAAAACATGCAGTTTGGTGTATTTTCTCATAATCTGTCTATCGATGAGGAAATGGTGCCATATTTTGGACGACATAGTTGTAAGATGTACATCAAGGGAAAACCAATCAGGTTTGGCTTCAAACTATGGTGTCTATGTAGTTCTAATGGttacttattcaaatttataccTTACGGCGGAAAAACAACCACACATAAAAGCGATTTGGGACTAGGAGAGAACGTGGTACTGGAACTTTTGTTAGTTGTTCAGCAACCATTGCTTCATCGCGTGTTTTTCGACAACTTTTTCTCTTCTTACAAGTTATTCTGTTTGCTGAAAGAAAATGGTTTTGACGCTACTGGGACAATTCGTGAAAACCGTACATGTAATAGCACAATGGAAACTGTGAAGagcatgaagaaaaaaaatcgtggTACTTATGATTTTTCCTTTgacaatgaacaaaaaattttattagttagatGGAACGACAATTCTGTCGTAACTGTTGCAACGAATAACTGCACCATTGAACCTCTAGTAAGCGCAAAAAGGTACAACAGAAAACAAAAAAGGAAGGAGTCCATTCCTCAGCCAAAAGATATAGCCGAGTATAATCAGCATATGGGGTGTGTTGATTTACACGACAACGGAATATGCAACTACAGAATCAATGTGAAAGGAAAAAAGTGGTGGTGGCCTCTCTTCGTGTATTTGATTGACAGTGTTATTGTGAATTCCTGGAAAAGATACAATTTGGCAAACAAATCAAAAATGTCACAGTTAGAATTTAAGTCTAATATAGCAGTCACTCTTATGAAAATGGATGAACCAGCCATCGAAAATTACATTCAAGGTGAAGAAAGAACGGAATCAGGTGACAATGTAAGCTGTGCTTCAAGACCAAATTATGGACGACCATCAAAAGGCTCATTATCCATGGATCGCTAttgtatagtactgtcggtacaaatatggaattatgtattgccattttagttttatttgatatatttttacttctgataaggggacctgctc comes from the Belonocnema kinseyi isolate 2016_QV_RU_SX_M_011 chromosome 6, B_treatae_v1, whole genome shotgun sequence genome and includes:
- the LOC117175335 gene encoding piggyBac transposable element-derived protein 3-like, translating into MGSTGKKFALICCLQAKGKMQTSSWVLSISTTPLSTAEILAILEEDEDLLQANIIDAVYIPPSVDELTDEEEIDHVICENGEDLPDCAGTYEIHASLPDTSEETDKPSLPSSSKKAKVCKKTIKYNSKKDLPKWTKKNPIYATEPQNEEKNNLEQIENRIGGKTPFEVFSLYFSDDVWDKIISYTKKYAHDNNRHSFEIDKSTLKRFFGILIFSRYHTLPATKLYWSKDEDKGVTLVRNYTSRNRFDSIKQNIHLSDNNHLDKNDKFSKLRPLFDLINEKNMQFGVFSHNLSIDEEMVPYFGRHSCKMYIKGKPIRFGFKLWCLCSSNGYLFKFIPYGGKTTTHKSDLGLGENVVLELLLVVQQPLLHRVFFDNFFSSYKLFCLLKENGFDATGTIRENRTCNSTMETVKSMKKKNRGTYDFSFDNEQKILLVRWNDNSVVTVATNNCTIEPLVSAKRYNRKQKRKESIPQPKDIAEYNQHMGCVDLHDNGICNYRINVKGKKWWWPLFVYLIDSVIVNSWKRYNLANKSKMSQLEFKSNIAVTLMKMDEPAIENYIQGEERTESGDNVSCASRPNYGRPSKGSLSMDRYCIVLGDKNAVPSQSLNMGEARNYPLNPRGIILVNSLLLNSGVPGSNPD